A window of the Nocardia sp. NBC_01329 genome harbors these coding sequences:
- the mfd gene encoding transcription-repair coupling factor → MSAPRPPLAGLAAAAGADTALRTVSGMLGRSPVELVAPAAARSFVAATMAAERPVVVVTATGREADDLTLELGEMLGSAVAQFPSWETLPHERLSPGADTVGRRLEVLRRLAHPEDPVFAEPLRVVVTTVRSLMQPMASGLGDIEPVVLRIGGEADFDVLVSRLVEFAYTRVDMVGKRGEFAVRGGILDLFPPTADHPVRVEFWGDEVTELRPFSVADQRSLGETSLDTVVAAPCRELLLTPAVRERAAAVAAANPADAALVEMLAKLAEGIAVEGMEALLPVLQPGELRLLTEQLPESTHLLVCDPEKVRTRAADLMRTGEEFLEASWTAASFGSDAPLGAHGLDLAASAYRPLADIQASAAARELPWWTVSPLSSGASSEVELPVQSGPTARGSDELVATIFASLRAHVTTGGRAVVVLAGHGTAQRTLERLGEAEVPSAELPAGAEPVPGVVGVLCGSLHDGVIFADAGLVVVAESDLTGNRVTAPGDGKRLPAKRRNQVDPLALNAGDMVVHDQHGIGRFVEMIERTVGGARREYLVIEYAPGKRGQPGDRLFVPMESLDQLSRYVGGELPSLSKLGGADWSNTKRKARKAVREIAGELVQLYAARQAAPGHAFGPDTPWQREMEDAFAFTETVDQLTAISDVKADMEKAVPMDRVVCGDVGYGKTEIAVRAAFKAVQDGKQVVVLVPTTLLAQQHLQTFSERLAGFPVTVKGLSRFTDPAESREVLAGMAEGEVDIVVGTHRLLQTAVRWKNLGLVIVDEEQRFGVEHKEHIKALRTHVDVLTMSATPIPRTLEMSLAGIREMSTILTPPEERHPVLTYVGGYNDKQVTAAIRRELLRDGQVFYVHNRVSSIEKAAKRIRDLVPEARVVVAHGQLNEDILERTVQGFWQREFDVLVCTTIIETGLDISNANTLIVERADTLGLSQLHQLRGRVGRSRERGYAYFLYPAEKPLTETAYDRLATIAQNSDLGAGMAVAMKDLEIRGAGNVLGAEQSGHVAGVGFDLYVRLVGEAVEAYRAAADGKPITAEETKEVRIDLPVDAHIPPDYIASDRLRLEAYRKLAAAHDDPALAAVVEELVDRYGALPVEVGRLVSVARLRLLAREYGVTEIAVTGTTVKVSPLSLPDSKQMRLKRIYPSATYRAASSVVQLPLPRVQDSVGADRLRDVVLLQYLADLLLALDGKAAGAVDLTVATEVSPAR, encoded by the coding sequence ATGTCTGCCCCACGTCCACCACTGGCGGGATTGGCCGCTGCGGCCGGTGCCGATACCGCGTTGCGGACCGTTTCCGGGATGCTCGGGCGGTCGCCGGTGGAGTTGGTGGCGCCGGCTGCGGCGCGGTCGTTCGTCGCGGCGACGATGGCGGCCGAGCGGCCCGTGGTGGTGGTGACCGCGACCGGCCGGGAGGCCGATGATCTGACGCTGGAGCTCGGCGAGATGCTGGGGTCGGCGGTCGCGCAGTTCCCGTCCTGGGAGACGCTGCCGCACGAGCGGCTTTCGCCGGGCGCCGATACCGTCGGACGTCGGCTAGAGGTGCTGCGGCGGCTGGCGCATCCGGAGGATCCGGTGTTCGCGGAGCCGTTGCGGGTCGTGGTGACCACGGTGCGGTCGCTGATGCAGCCGATGGCGAGTGGTCTGGGCGATATCGAACCGGTCGTGTTGCGGATCGGCGGAGAAGCCGATTTCGACGTATTGGTCTCGCGTCTGGTCGAATTCGCGTATACGCGGGTGGACATGGTCGGTAAGCGCGGCGAGTTCGCGGTACGCGGCGGCATATTGGATCTTTTCCCGCCCACCGCGGACCACCCGGTCCGGGTGGAGTTCTGGGGGGACGAGGTCACCGAACTGCGACCGTTCTCCGTGGCCGATCAGCGGTCGCTGGGGGAGACTTCGCTGGATACCGTCGTCGCGGCGCCGTGCCGGGAACTGCTGCTCACCCCGGCGGTGCGGGAGCGGGCCGCGGCGGTGGCGGCGGCGAATCCGGCAGATGCCGCGCTGGTGGAGATGCTGGCGAAGCTCGCCGAGGGTATCGCGGTCGAGGGGATGGAGGCGCTGCTGCCGGTGTTGCAGCCGGGTGAGTTGCGGTTGCTGACCGAGCAGTTGCCCGAAAGTACCCATCTGCTGGTGTGTGATCCGGAGAAGGTCCGTACCCGGGCGGCCGATCTCATGCGGACAGGTGAGGAATTCCTGGAGGCTTCGTGGACCGCGGCCTCCTTCGGCAGTGATGCGCCGTTGGGCGCGCACGGGCTGGATCTGGCCGCGTCGGCCTATCGTCCGCTCGCCGATATCCAGGCGAGTGCCGCGGCCCGGGAGCTGCCCTGGTGGACGGTGAGTCCGCTGTCGTCCGGCGCTTCGTCGGAGGTGGAGTTGCCGGTGCAGTCCGGGCCCACCGCGCGGGGCTCCGACGAACTGGTGGCGACCATTTTCGCCTCACTGCGTGCGCACGTGACGACCGGTGGCCGTGCCGTGGTGGTGCTGGCCGGGCACGGTACGGCTCAACGCACCCTGGAGCGGCTCGGTGAGGCGGAGGTTCCGTCCGCGGAGTTGCCTGCCGGTGCGGAGCCGGTGCCCGGAGTGGTCGGGGTGCTGTGCGGGTCGCTGCACGACGGGGTGATCTTCGCGGACGCCGGTCTGGTGGTGGTCGCGGAATCCGATCTCACCGGTAACCGCGTCACCGCCCCGGGCGACGGGAAGCGGTTGCCCGCCAAACGCCGTAACCAGGTGGATCCGCTGGCGTTGAACGCCGGGGACATGGTGGTGCACGACCAGCACGGCATCGGCCGTTTCGTCGAGATGATCGAGCGCACGGTCGGTGGCGCACGGCGCGAATACCTGGTGATCGAATACGCGCCCGGTAAACGCGGCCAGCCCGGTGACCGGTTGTTCGTTCCGATGGAATCGCTGGACCAGCTGTCCCGGTATGTGGGTGGCGAACTGCCCAGCTTGTCGAAACTGGGTGGCGCGGATTGGTCGAACACCAAGCGCAAGGCACGTAAAGCGGTCCGGGAGATCGCCGGGGAACTTGTGCAGCTCTACGCTGCCCGGCAGGCGGCGCCCGGTCACGCGTTCGGCCCGGACACCCCGTGGCAGCGGGAGATGGAGGACGCGTTCGCGTTCACCGAGACCGTCGATCAGCTCACCGCCATCTCCGATGTGAAGGCGGATATGGAGAAGGCCGTACCGATGGACCGCGTCGTCTGCGGCGATGTCGGATACGGCAAGACCGAGATCGCGGTGCGGGCGGCGTTCAAGGCTGTGCAGGACGGTAAGCAGGTTGTGGTTCTGGTGCCGACGACTCTGCTGGCCCAGCAGCATCTGCAGACCTTCTCCGAACGGCTCGCCGGGTTCCCGGTGACCGTGAAGGGCCTGTCCCGGTTCACCGATCCCGCGGAATCGCGGGAGGTGCTCGCGGGGATGGCCGAGGGGGAGGTCGATATCGTGGTCGGCACCCACCGTCTGCTGCAGACCGCGGTGCGCTGGAAGAACCTCGGTCTGGTGATCGTGGACGAGGAGCAGCGTTTCGGGGTGGAGCACAAGGAGCACATCAAGGCGCTGCGGACGCATGTGGATGTGCTGACCATGTCCGCGACCCCGATTCCGCGCACTTTGGAGATGAGCCTGGCCGGTATCCGCGAGATGTCGACCATTCTGACTCCGCCCGAGGAGCGGCATCCGGTGCTCACCTATGTGGGCGGGTACAACGATAAGCAGGTCACCGCGGCAATCCGGCGTGAGTTGTTGCGCGACGGCCAGGTGTTCTACGTGCACAACCGGGTGTCCTCGATCGAGAAGGCGGCCAAGCGGATCCGAGATCTGGTCCCGGAGGCCCGGGTCGTGGTCGCGCACGGACAATTGAACGAGGACATTCTCGAACGCACCGTGCAGGGTTTCTGGCAGCGCGAGTTCGATGTCCTCGTATGTACGACGATCATCGAGACCGGTCTGGATATCTCCAACGCCAATACGCTGATCGTGGAGCGGGCCGATACGCTCGGTCTCTCCCAGTTGCACCAGTTGCGTGGGCGGGTCGGCCGTAGCCGGGAACGTGGATACGCCTACTTCCTGTACCCGGCGGAGAAACCGCTCACCGAAACCGCCTACGACCGGCTCGCCACCATCGCACAGAACTCCGACCTCGGCGCGGGTATGGCGGTGGCGATGAAGGATCTGGAGATCCGCGGCGCCGGTAACGTGCTGGGGGCCGAACAGTCCGGACATGTGGCGGGCGTGGGGTTCGATCTCTACGTGCGACTCGTCGGCGAGGCGGTGGAGGCCTACCGGGCTGCCGCGGACGGGAAACCGATCACCGCCGAGGAGACCAAAGAGGTCCGTATCGACCTCCCGGTGGACGCGCATATCCCGCCCGACTACATCGCCAGCGATCGGCTGCGGCTGGAGGCCTACCGTAAACTCGCCGCCGCCCATGACGATCCGGCGCTGGCGGCGGTGGTCGAGGAACTCGTCGATCGCTACGGCGCGCTGCCGGTCGAGGTCGGCCGGCTGGTCTCGGTGGCCAGACTGCGGCTGCTGGCACGCGAGTACGGGGTCACCGAGATCGCGGTTACCGGTACGACGGTGAAGGTTTCGCCGCTGTCGCTGCCGGATTCGAAGCAGATGCGGCTCAAGCGCATCTACCCGAGCGCGACATATCGTGCGGCCAGTTCGGTGGTGCAGCTGCCGCTGCCCCGGGTTCAGGACAGTGTCGGTGCCGACCGGCTGCGTGATGTGGTGCTGCTCCAGTATCTCGCCGATCTACTGCTCGCACTCGACGGTAAAGCCGCCGGTGCGGTGGATCTCACGGTCGCGACCGAGGTGAGTCCGGCTCGATGA
- the glmU gene encoding bifunctional UDP-N-acetylglucosamine diphosphorylase/glucosamine-1-phosphate N-acetyltransferase GlmU, which produces MQEQTAVIVLAAGAGTRMRSKTPKVLHPLAGRSMLAHALHAAHSIDPHHLVTVVGHDREQVGAAAAAVATELDREIVPVVQEQQLGTGHAVQIGLAGLSADFTGDVIVTSGDVPLLDGHTLSALLDEHRSYPERPAVTVLTFVPDDPNGYGRIVRDADGEVAEIVEHADATPTQAAIREVNSGVYAFDAAVLRTMLGRLSTANAQHELYLTDVLRLAREAGYPVQGARLVDSAKVTGVNDRVQLAAAAHTLNRYILERHMRAGVTIMDPATTWIDTDVRIGRDTVVRPGTQLLGTTVIGEDAEIGPDSTLMNMVVGEGARVIRTHGEAATIGAKAMVGPFGYLRPGTVLGESGKIGAFVETKNVDIGRHTKVPHLTYIGDATIGEHSNIGASSVFVNYDGVSKHRTVVGSHVRTGSDTMFIAPVTVGDGAYTGAGTVLREDVPPGALAVSGGAQRNIENWVQRKRPGTAAADAAAKAIAADENTGSGNKA; this is translated from the coding sequence ATGCAGGAGCAGACCGCCGTCATCGTGCTAGCCGCAGGTGCCGGTACGAGAATGCGGTCGAAGACCCCCAAGGTGCTGCACCCGCTGGCCGGGCGCAGCATGCTGGCCCACGCGTTGCACGCGGCTCATTCCATCGACCCCCATCATCTGGTGACGGTGGTGGGTCACGACCGTGAGCAGGTCGGCGCGGCCGCGGCCGCGGTGGCCACGGAACTCGATCGGGAGATCGTGCCGGTAGTGCAGGAACAGCAGCTCGGTACCGGGCATGCCGTCCAGATCGGGCTCGCCGGTCTGTCCGCCGATTTCACCGGCGATGTCATCGTCACCTCCGGAGATGTTCCCCTGCTGGACGGGCACACCCTGTCCGCGTTGCTGGACGAGCATCGGAGCTATCCCGAACGTCCCGCGGTCACGGTCCTCACCTTCGTGCCCGACGATCCGAACGGCTACGGCCGGATCGTGCGCGACGCCGACGGCGAGGTCGCCGAGATCGTGGAACACGCCGATGCGACTCCCACACAGGCCGCGATCCGCGAGGTCAATTCAGGTGTGTACGCCTTCGACGCCGCGGTGCTGCGCACCATGCTCGGCCGGTTGTCCACCGCCAACGCCCAGCACGAGCTCTATCTGACCGATGTCCTGAGGCTCGCCCGCGAGGCCGGATACCCGGTGCAGGGCGCCCGGCTGGTCGATTCGGCCAAGGTCACCGGGGTGAACGACCGGGTGCAGCTGGCGGCCGCGGCGCATACTTTGAACCGCTACATCCTGGAGCGACATATGCGCGCCGGGGTGACGATCATGGATCCGGCCACCACCTGGATCGATACCGATGTCCGGATCGGCCGCGACACTGTGGTGCGCCCCGGTACCCAGCTGCTGGGTACCACGGTGATCGGCGAGGACGCCGAGATCGGGCCCGACTCCACGCTCATGAACATGGTGGTCGGCGAGGGCGCCCGGGTGATCCGCACCCACGGGGAAGCCGCGACGATCGGCGCGAAGGCGATGGTCGGACCGTTCGGCTATCTGCGGCCGGGGACCGTGCTGGGCGAGTCCGGGAAGATCGGTGCCTTCGTGGAGACCAAGAACGTCGATATCGGCCGGCACACCAAGGTCCCGCATCTGACCTATATCGGCGACGCCACCATCGGCGAGCACAGCAACATCGGAGCATCCAGTGTGTTCGTGAACTACGACGGGGTGAGCAAACACCGGACGGTGGTGGGCTCCCACGTGCGTACCGGCAGCGATACGATGTTCATTGCCCCGGTGACCGTGGGTGACGGTGCCTACACTGGGGCAGGTACTGTACTGCGGGAAGACGTTCCGCCGGGCGCGTTGGCAGTGTCCGGGGGTGCGCAGCGCAATATCGAGAACTGGGTGCAGCGGAAACGTCCAGGTACCGCGGCAGCAGACGCGGCGGCGAAAGCTATCGCGGCCGATGAGAACACCGGATCGGGCAATAAAGCTTAA
- a CDS encoding TetR/AcrR family transcriptional regulator: MTGTQRRRQLIEIGRALFAERGYDATSIEEIAQRALVSKPVVYEHFGGKEGLYAVVVDREMSMLLDMITSSLTNNRSRVRLEQVALALLTYIEQRTDGFRILVRDQPVSSTDGRYSSLLNEAVNQVAHLLAGDFERRDLDTSLATLYAQALVGMVATTATWWLDVRSPSKEVVAAHLVNLCWNGLSHLEADPQLSSEWPAVPGPQPANSPGGQRSSGNRE, from the coding sequence ATGACCGGTACCCAGCGGCGCCGGCAGTTGATCGAGATCGGCCGCGCCCTGTTCGCCGAACGCGGCTACGACGCCACCTCCATCGAGGAGATCGCGCAACGCGCCCTGGTGTCCAAACCCGTCGTCTACGAGCATTTCGGCGGTAAGGAAGGGCTCTATGCCGTCGTCGTCGACCGCGAGATGTCGATGTTGCTGGATATGATCACCTCCTCGCTCACCAACAACAGGTCGCGGGTCCGGCTCGAGCAGGTGGCACTCGCCCTGCTCACTTATATCGAGCAGCGCACCGACGGATTCCGCATCCTGGTGCGCGACCAGCCGGTGTCCTCCACCGACGGGCGGTACTCGAGCCTGCTCAACGAAGCGGTCAACCAGGTCGCGCATCTGCTCGCCGGCGATTTCGAACGCCGCGACCTCGACACCAGCCTCGCCACCCTTTACGCGCAAGCTCTGGTCGGCATGGTGGCCACCACCGCCACCTGGTGGCTGGATGTGCGCAGCCCGTCCAAAGAAGTCGTCGCCGCGCATCTGGTGAACCTGTGCTGGAACGGCTTGAGCCACCTCGAGGCCGACCCCCAGCTCAGCTCGGAATGGCCCGCCGTGCCCGGCCCACAGCCGGCGAACTCCCCGGGCGGGCAGCGCAGTTCGGGCAACCGTGAATGA
- a CDS encoding TetR/AcrR family transcriptional regulator, which yields MARQARAEITRDSVLAGAADVFLRLGYANASLSEIIAQSNVTKGALYFHFGSKEELARAVVDQGNERLIASCKGFFDSRVPALEAAIGITYVVADLSMNDPMVGAMLKLTHQIGDYRGANGDNIAKTWGDTYRVLSERAIAQGDLLPDLDPETIGLLLYGLTTGIHIVAVGTESVDQMASRMERAWYFLLPSVVPDDKVSYFREFAARRLRRYVP from the coding sequence ATGGCTAGGCAAGCGCGCGCGGAGATAACCCGCGATTCCGTTCTGGCGGGCGCTGCCGACGTCTTTCTGCGCTTGGGCTACGCCAATGCGAGCCTCAGCGAGATCATCGCGCAGTCCAACGTGACCAAGGGCGCCTTGTACTTTCACTTCGGGTCCAAGGAAGAACTGGCCCGTGCCGTGGTCGACCAGGGCAACGAACGCCTCATCGCATCCTGCAAAGGATTCTTCGACTCTCGGGTCCCGGCCCTCGAGGCCGCGATCGGCATCACGTACGTGGTGGCAGATCTGTCGATGAACGATCCGATGGTGGGCGCCATGCTCAAACTCACCCATCAGATCGGTGACTACCGCGGCGCCAACGGCGACAACATCGCCAAAACCTGGGGTGACACCTACCGCGTCCTCTCGGAACGGGCGATCGCCCAGGGCGACCTGCTCCCCGACCTCGACCCGGAGACCATCGGCCTGCTGCTGTACGGGCTCACCACGGGAATCCACATCGTCGCGGTCGGCACGGAATCGGTCGACCAGATGGCGTCGCGGATGGAACGGGCCTGGTACTTCCTACTCCCGTCCGTAGTCCCCGACGACAAGGTGTCGTACTTCCGCGAGTTCGCGGCGAGACGGTTGCGGCGCTACGTGCCGTAA